In one Populus nigra chromosome 12, ddPopNigr1.1, whole genome shotgun sequence genomic region, the following are encoded:
- the LOC133668914 gene encoding probable arabinosyltransferase ARAD1, with translation MAEKHSSSSLGVVSRKSMFCLFSFVSALFILSWFFMLRSTVSAGFIDLSLLPHPKLNSVIDNGNSASWNRNYVEPSIGNRARAIPVDNEGDGGEEKPQEKDDLGDVKCNSFDNNCNQVLKVFMYDLPSEFHFGLLDWKPQGGSVWPDLRAKVPAYPGGLNLQHSIEYWLTMDLLASEIPGIPRAGSAVRVQNSSEADVIFVPFFSSISYNRYSKVNPHQKKSKNKSLEEKLVKFVTSQKEWKRSGGRDHIILAHHPNSMLYARMKLWTAMFILADFGRYSPNIANVGKDVIAPYKHVIKSYANDSSNFDSRQTLLYFQGAIYRKDGGFARQELFYALKDEKDVHFQFGSVQKDGVSKASQGMHSSKFCLNIAGDTPSSNRLFDAIASHCVPVIISDDIELPYEDVLDYSQFCIFVRTSDAVREKFLINLVRSFKKDEWTRMWQRLKEVENFFEFQYPSKEGDAVQMIWQAVARKVPAIRLKVNKFRRFSRFGTHEDGVLRKIPSPSNFW, from the exons ATGGCTGAGAAGCACTCCTCATCATCCCTTGGGGTTGTTTCTAGGAAATCtatgttttgcttgttttctttcGTGTCTGCCTTGTTTATACTGTCATGGTTTTTTATGTTGCGTTCCACGGTCAGTGCCGGATTTATTGACCTTAGTTTGTTACCTCATCCTAAACTCAATTCTGTGATTGATAATGGCAATTCTGCATCCTGGAATCGGAATTATGTTGAACCCTCGATTGGAAATCGAGCACGAGCAATTCCTGTAGACAATGAAGGAgatggaggagaagaaaaaccTCAAGAGAAAGATGATTTAGGAGATGTGAAATGTAACAGTTTTGATAATAATTGCAATCAAGTTCTTAAGGTTTTCATGTATGATTTGCCTTCTGAGTTTCATTTTGGACTCTTGGATTGGAAACCTCAGGGGGGTAGTGTTTGGCCTGATCTTAGAGCTAAAGTGCCTGCATATCCTGGTGGGCTGAACTTGCAACATAGTATTGAATATTGGCTTACAATGGATCTTCTTGCTTCAGAGATTCCTGGCATTCCTAGAGCTGGTAGTGCAGTAAGAGTTCAAAATTCTAGTGAAGCTGATGTTATATTTGTGCCATTCTTTTCTTCTATAAGCTATAACCGATATTCCAAGGTGAATCCACACCAAaagaagagcaagaacaaatcATTGGAAGAAAAGTTGGTTAAGTTTGTGACTTCGCAAAAGGAATGGAAGAGGTCTGGGGGGCGAGACCATATCATTTTGGCTCACCATCCAAATAGCATGTTATATGCAAGGATGAAGCTATGGACGGCAATGTTCATACTTGCAGACTTTGGGAGGTATTCTCCAAATATAGCAAATGTTGGCAAAGATGTGATTGCACCATACAAACATGTAATTAAAAGCTATGCCAACGACTCCTCTAACTTTGACAGCCGCCAGACTTTGCTGTATTTTCAAGGAGCCATATACAGGAAAGAT GGTGGCTTTGCTCGGCAAGAATTATTTTATGctctaaaagatgaaaaagacgTGCATTTTCAGTTCGGTAGTGTACAAAAGGATGGAGTGAGCAAAGCTTCTCAAGGAATGCACTCCTCCAAATTCTGCCTTAACATAGCAGGTGATACGCCCTCATCAAACCGCCTCTTTGATGCCATTGCCAGCCACTGTGTTCCGGTCATCATCAGTGACGATATCGAGCTCCCTTATGAGGATGTCCTTGACTACTCTCAATTCTGCATATTTGTCCGCACTTCAGATGCTGTCAGAGAAAAGTTCCTCATAAACCTTGTCAGGAGTTTTAAGAAGGATGAATGGACTAGAATGTGGCAGAGGTTGAAAGAGGTAGAAAACTTCTTTGAGTTCCAATATCCATCAAAGGAAGGCGATGCAGTTCAAATGATATGGCAGGCTGTAGCAAGAAAAGTCCCTGCAATTAGGTTGAAGGTAAATAAGTTTAGGCGATTTTCTCGTTTTGGGACCCATGAAGATGGAGTGTTAAGAAAAATACCATCACCTAGTAATTTTTGGTGA